A genomic stretch from Gemmatimonadota bacterium includes:
- a CDS encoding S1 RNA-binding domain-containing protein, translated as MSTPETTRETAGDTPANAPSDDAPTVEELDKKYAEDTPDTEFAALLEESDKQSHREVSTGDKVTGTIREIGDSTAFIDFGGRSEASIDIQELRDESGELKYKAGDTIEAFVASTDGEIRLAFSLRVSSRQLLRQAHQNDMPIAGKVTGFNTGGLVVNIGGLRAFCPMSQIDTGYCDDPASYAGQTHNFKIVELRGRNNVVVSRRAYLEEENRKKADEMRQKLSEGEERTGTITRIERFGSFVDLGGVEGLVHVSEISHTRVENPRSVLKKGEEVRVKIIGLKNLGKKNERISLSIKALERDPWDTVAERYQSGSIITGKVVSIQNFGAFVEIEPGIEGLVHISQFVSGKRISNPSEVVSVGQEVKTLIREIDLGKKRISLSMRAVEERDRQTAEIEDMAAFKSKQTQESQSDNAMADALRRAGLA; from the coding sequence ATGAGCACCCCCGAAACAACACGCGAAACGGCTGGCGATACACCAGCCAATGCCCCTTCAGACGACGCGCCCACTGTCGAAGAACTCGACAAAAAATACGCTGAAGACACACCTGATACCGAATTTGCCGCATTACTCGAAGAAAGCGATAAGCAGAGTCATCGCGAGGTCTCTACTGGCGATAAAGTCACTGGAACCATCCGCGAAATCGGTGACTCCACAGCTTTTATCGACTTTGGCGGCCGCAGTGAAGCATCAATAGACATTCAAGAACTGCGCGACGAATCGGGCGAATTGAAATACAAGGCTGGCGATACCATCGAAGCCTTTGTCGCCAGCACCGATGGCGAAATACGCCTGGCATTTTCGTTGCGCGTTTCCAGTCGTCAACTCCTGCGTCAAGCACATCAAAACGACATGCCCATCGCCGGCAAAGTCACCGGCTTCAATACCGGAGGCCTTGTGGTGAATATCGGCGGCCTTCGCGCATTCTGCCCCATGTCGCAAATCGACACGGGATATTGCGACGACCCGGCTTCGTATGCGGGCCAAACCCACAACTTCAAAATTGTTGAACTGCGAGGCCGCAACAATGTCGTCGTTTCACGCCGCGCTTATCTGGAAGAAGAAAATCGCAAAAAAGCCGACGAGATGCGCCAAAAACTCTCAGAAGGTGAAGAAAGAACGGGAACCATTACACGCATAGAACGCTTCGGCTCTTTTGTTGACCTCGGAGGAGTTGAAGGTCTGGTACACGTCTCGGAAATCAGCCACACCCGTGTAGAAAATCCGCGCAGTGTCCTAAAAAAAGGCGAAGAAGTGCGCGTGAAAATAATCGGCCTCAAGAATCTGGGCAAAAAAAATGAGCGCATATCGCTCTCTATCAAAGCACTGGAAAGAGATCCCTGGGATACGGTAGCAGAGCGCTACCAATCGGGCAGCATCATTACCGGCAAAGTCGTTTCAATCCAAAATTTCGGTGCCTTTGTCGAAATTGAACCCGGTATTGAGGGGCTGGTCCACATCTCGCAGTTCGTCTCGGGAAAACGCATCTCAAACCCCAGCGAAGTCGTTTCAGTCGGTCAAGAAGTCAAAACCTTGATCCGCGAAATCGATTTGGGTAAAAAACGCATTTCACTCTCAATGCGCGCCGTTGAAGAACGAGATAGGCAAACGGCTGAAATTGAGGACATGGCCGCATTCAAATCCAAGCAAACGCAAGAGTCTCAAAGCGACAATGCCATGGCCGACGCCCTTCGCCGTGCAGGACTCGCCTGA
- the thiL gene encoding thiamine-phosphate kinase, which translates to MDRFKDIGEFGFIDRIAAQTQRNRVLCGIGDDCAVMAAGQERVRLVTVDAMVEGVHFVPQAPPEGVGYKLLAASLSDVAAMGGRPMDAVVAVSASGDCDAGYVERIYNGLFACADRFDVAVVGGDTTATSGALVLSLTLTGEMARDQVCYRSGAQVGDAVYVSGTLGDAAGGLGVVLGDVDLPGEVRTALLQRHYRPEPRLDLGQALAETGAVTAMIDVSDGLASDLSHVCRQSGVSAVIRAAAIPMSRAFIKFCEVRGEKKLDLALTGGEDFELLFSVSHIQVDKVEALSEQYSICRIGEVVAGDGSVMIEDEDGKRVLLEQLGYDHFGS; encoded by the coding sequence ATGGACCGTTTTAAGGATATAGGGGAGTTCGGTTTTATTGATCGCATTGCCGCACAAACACAGCGCAATCGGGTTCTGTGTGGGATTGGAGATGATTGCGCGGTTATGGCTGCGGGGCAGGAGCGCGTGCGATTGGTGACGGTTGATGCGATGGTTGAGGGCGTACACTTTGTGCCGCAGGCACCGCCAGAAGGCGTGGGGTACAAATTACTGGCTGCGAGTTTGTCCGATGTGGCTGCTATGGGCGGGAGACCGATGGATGCGGTTGTGGCGGTTAGCGCGTCGGGTGATTGTGATGCGGGTTATGTGGAGCGTATTTACAACGGGCTTTTTGCGTGTGCAGATCGGTTTGATGTGGCTGTTGTAGGGGGTGATACAACGGCCACGTCTGGTGCGCTGGTTTTGAGTTTGACGCTTACGGGTGAGATGGCGCGAGATCAGGTGTGTTATCGGTCTGGCGCACAGGTGGGTGATGCCGTCTATGTATCGGGAACGTTGGGCGATGCTGCGGGTGGTTTAGGGGTGGTATTGGGTGATGTCGATCTGCCGGGCGAGGTGCGAACTGCGTTGTTACAAAGGCATTATCGACCTGAGCCGCGGTTGGATTTGGGGCAGGCGTTGGCGGAGACAGGTGCGGTGACAGCGATGATCGATGTGTCGGATGGATTGGCTTCGGATTTGAGTCATGTTTGCCGGCAAAGTGGCGTGTCGGCTGTGATTCGGGCAGCGGCAATCCCCATGTCGCGGGCGTTTATAAAATTTTGTGAAGTACGTGGTGAAAAAAAATTGGATCTTGCTCTCACTGGAGGGGAAGATTTCGAGTTGCTATTTTCTGTGTCTCACATACAGGTCGATAAGGTCGAAGCACTGTCAGAGCAGTATTCGATTTGTCGCATTGGCGAGGTCGTGGCTGGCGATGGCAGTGTGATGATAGAAGATGAGGATGGCAAGCGCGTGCTATTGGAGCAGTTGGGATATGATCATTTTGGGAGCTAA
- the hisA gene encoding phosphoribosylformimino-5-aminoimidazole carboxamide ribotide isomerase, giving the protein MKFRPCIDLKDGRVVQIVGGTLRDGDAQHTVTNFETERSPADYARLYREDGFWGGHVIALGPGNEAAALEALEAFPGGLHMGGGITPHNAEKFLRAGASHVIVTSYVFRDGQIDMSRLDEMIRAVGRERLVLDLSCRKRGDDYVVVTDRWQRFTDVTVGEETLIALAGYCAEFLVHGVDVEGKRAGVEEPLVEILGRWSPVPVTYAGGVRELSDLYRVNALGQGRVDLTIGSALDIFGGDVAYRDVVAWAREEV; this is encoded by the coding sequence ATGAAATTTAGACCGTGTATCGATTTGAAAGATGGCCGGGTTGTACAAATCGTGGGGGGCACGTTGCGCGATGGGGATGCCCAGCACACGGTGACAAATTTTGAGACCGAACGCTCTCCTGCGGATTATGCACGGCTGTATCGCGAGGATGGATTTTGGGGCGGCCATGTGATTGCGCTTGGCCCGGGCAATGAAGCGGCGGCGTTGGAAGCTCTGGAAGCGTTTCCCGGGGGTCTGCACATGGGCGGGGGTATCACGCCGCACAATGCGGAAAAATTTTTGCGCGCGGGTGCAAGCCATGTGATTGTGACGTCTTATGTTTTTCGCGATGGGCAAATTGATATGAGTCGGTTGGATGAGATGATACGGGCTGTGGGCAGAGAGCGTCTGGTTCTGGATTTGAGTTGTCGAAAGCGCGGTGATGATTATGTTGTTGTAACGGATCGCTGGCAAAGATTTACGGATGTGACTGTCGGCGAGGAGACTTTGATTGCTTTGGCCGGTTATTGTGCTGAGTTTTTGGTGCACGGGGTTGATGTAGAGGGCAAACGCGCAGGTGTAGAAGAACCTCTGGTGGAAATATTGGGCAGATGGTCACCCGTGCCGGTAACTTATGCAGGCGGGGTGCGAGAGCTATCGGATTTGTACCGCGTCAATGCGTTGGGCCAGGGTCGGGTAGATCTGACTATTGGCAGTGCGCTGGATATTTTTGGGGGCGATGTGGCGTATCGCGATGTTGTGGCATGGGCGAGGGAGGAAGTGTGA
- a CDS encoding ActD-like protein, translating into MRRQRGDWKLERFRLNELPEEEMRAVQRALDEDPDLRARLEALEGSDREIHASYPAEWVARQVARRSEGQGPSSISRFGPRFALAAVILLAVVFSIFLPGPEVPPPWDRKGMDGIRLKGVKPDLLLYRKRASEIEQLSDSSVAYTGDLIQIFYRAAGKPFGVIVSVDGRGTVTRHLPSSGTSAVRLIQGDPVSLDYSYELDDAPKWERFYFLTADMSFDVRDVAQAAEGGPDSLRVGREFEQFAITLYKGGR; encoded by the coding sequence ATGAGGAGACAACGCGGTGATTGGAAACTGGAGCGTTTTCGGCTGAATGAATTGCCGGAAGAAGAAATGAGAGCTGTTCAAAGGGCGCTGGATGAGGACCCGGATTTGAGAGCGCGCCTGGAGGCATTGGAAGGGTCAGATCGAGAAATTCACGCGTCCTATCCGGCTGAGTGGGTTGCGCGGCAGGTTGCGCGCCGGTCGGAGGGGCAAGGGCCGTCGAGTATATCGCGGTTCGGTCCGCGTTTTGCATTGGCCGCTGTGATTTTGCTCGCCGTTGTTTTTTCGATCTTTTTACCGGGGCCTGAAGTGCCGCCACCCTGGGATCGGAAAGGGATGGATGGCATTCGGTTAAAAGGCGTAAAGCCGGATTTGTTGCTATATCGAAAAAGGGCGTCTGAGATTGAACAATTGTCGGATAGCAGTGTGGCTTATACAGGCGATTTGATTCAGATTTTTTATCGCGCGGCGGGCAAGCCTTTTGGGGTGATTGTGTCTGTGGATGGGCGCGGCACTGTGACGCGGCATTTGCCCTCATCGGGAACAAGTGCCGTGCGCTTGATACAGGGCGATCCGGTGTCTCTGGATTATTCTTACGAACTGGATGATGCTCCAAAGTGGGAACGGTTTTATTTTTTGACAGCAGATATGTCTTTTGACGTGCGCGATGTGGCACAAGCGGCAGAGGGCGGTCCCGATTCATTGAGGGTGGGAAGAGAATTTGAGCAGTTTGCCATTACGCTTTACAAAGGGGGCAGGTGA
- a CDS encoding peptide chain release factor-like protein yields the protein MSKNTDNNALLKDVRFQTMRGSGPGGQHRNKVETAVRAIHIPTGITVIATEHRSQYRNKQLALERLQNRLSERNKKRKPRIKTRPNRSSIENRLEKKRQRGEKKRQRQRVVNR from the coding sequence ATGTCTAAAAACACCGACAACAACGCGCTCCTGAAGGATGTTCGATTTCAAACCATGCGCGGGTCTGGACCCGGCGGACAACACCGCAACAAAGTTGAAACCGCCGTACGCGCTATCCACATACCCACGGGTATAACAGTCATCGCCACAGAACACCGCTCACAGTACCGCAACAAACAACTCGCCCTCGAGCGTTTGCAAAACCGCCTGAGCGAACGCAACAAAAAGCGCAAACCGCGCATCAAAACCCGCCCCAACCGATCTTCAATCGAAAACCGCCTCGAAAAAAAACGACAGCGTGGAGAAAAAAAACGACAGCGACAGCGCGTGGTCAACCGTTAG
- a CDS encoding sigma-70 family RNA polymerase sigma factor: MFMNVELLYQKYGPMVLRRCRRLLRDEDRAMDAMQDVFVRVLQRRDRLKATYPSSLLYRIATNVCLNRIRDQRLDLPGDEKLIHIAGIEDLESRLDARAMLDRLFARHRDSTRTIAVLHFVDGFTLAEVAREVGMSVSGVRKRLRGLRESLEKLEDL; encoded by the coding sequence TTGTTTATGAATGTCGAATTGTTATATCAAAAATACGGTCCTATGGTGTTGCGTCGCTGTCGGCGGTTGTTGCGAGATGAAGATCGCGCCATGGATGCCATGCAAGATGTTTTTGTGCGGGTATTGCAACGCCGGGATCGTCTGAAAGCGACCTATCCGTCGAGTTTGCTATATCGCATTGCGACCAATGTGTGTTTGAATCGCATTCGCGATCAGCGGCTCGATCTGCCGGGTGATGAGAAGTTGATACACATTGCTGGGATTGAAGATCTGGAATCGCGGTTGGATGCTCGGGCGATGCTCGACCGGCTTTTTGCCCGGCACAGAGATTCGACGCGAACAATTGCGGTTTTACATTTTGTGGATGGTTTCACATTGGCGGAAGTCGCTCGGGAGGTTGGGATGTCGGTTTCTGGAGTGCGAAAGCGGTTGCGGGGGTTGCGAGAATCGCTGGAGAAGTTGGAGGATCTATGA
- a CDS encoding heavy metal translocating P-type ATPase — protein sequence MTKTEHPMQTLTLSIKGMSCAACVARVENALQTIPDVADAQVNFATHQATVHHKAVLTDVLLNAVSNAGYEASLHISEDAEQIERTIEYRKLRYLFTVAAILSALIMATGMTRTLWGANIPPYHIHILLFALATPVQFLCGWRFLKGAWAALRHRTADMNSLIAAGTLAAYFYSTAVTFAPLGTQNIQTYFDTSAMIITLVLLGRLLETRARGQTSSAIRKLLDLRPKTAHIVRNGRDVETPVEHIQVGDHIRVRPGENIPVDGLIQNGQSTIDESMLTGESLPVDKQQGDKVTGGTRNTTGSFIFQATQIGADTVLSQIIDLVRQAQGSRAPIQNLADQVARIFVPIIFAIALLTCALWWISGSGIETALINAVVVLIIACPCAMGLATPTAIAVGTGRGAQLGILIKGGDVLENAHRLNTIVLDKTGTLTEGKPTVTDIIPTENYHRDHILKLAASAEKGSEHPLGEAIVRAAQEANLSLHPTTDFEAMPGVGITATIDGQRVALGNPRAISDRAKYPVEKLEAEGKTAVFVTINDQLAGLIAISDNLKADAAQAVQDLQHLSLEVSLVTGDNARTAKAIGQQLNIDQVFAEVLPQDKAHKIAQLQKKNINVGMVGDGINDAPALAQANVGIALSSGTDIAIESAGMILMSGNLSAIATSIRLSRQTMRIIRQNLFWAFAYNTLLIPVAALGLLNPLGGPMLAAAAMALSSVSVVTNALRLKRFCP from the coding sequence ATGACAAAAACCGAACATCCCATGCAAACCCTGACCCTCTCCATCAAAGGCATGAGTTGCGCCGCATGTGTGGCGCGGGTTGAAAATGCCCTCCAAACCATTCCCGACGTCGCAGATGCCCAGGTCAACTTTGCCACCCATCAGGCCACGGTTCATCACAAAGCCGTCCTGACAGATGTGCTCCTGAACGCCGTCTCCAATGCCGGTTACGAAGCCTCTCTTCATATTTCCGAAGACGCCGAACAAATCGAACGCACAATCGAATATCGCAAGTTGCGTTACCTATTCACAGTCGCCGCAATCCTCTCCGCACTCATCATGGCAACCGGCATGACCCGCACCCTGTGGGGCGCGAACATCCCCCCCTATCACATTCACATATTGCTCTTTGCATTGGCCACACCGGTCCAATTCTTATGTGGCTGGCGTTTTCTCAAAGGGGCATGGGCTGCACTGCGCCATCGCACAGCCGACATGAACAGCCTGATAGCTGCGGGAACCCTCGCCGCTTATTTTTACAGCACCGCGGTAACCTTTGCCCCACTCGGCACACAGAACATACAGACCTACTTCGACACCTCCGCCATGATCATTACACTCGTCCTGCTCGGTCGTCTGCTCGAAACGCGCGCCAGGGGCCAAACATCGTCCGCCATCCGAAAACTCCTCGACCTGCGCCCCAAAACCGCCCACATCGTTCGCAACGGTCGGGATGTTGAAACACCCGTTGAACACATCCAGGTCGGCGATCACATTCGCGTTCGGCCCGGGGAAAACATCCCGGTCGATGGCCTCATACAAAATGGACAATCCACAATTGACGAATCCATGCTCACGGGTGAATCCCTACCCGTTGACAAACAACAAGGCGACAAAGTCACAGGCGGCACGCGTAACACAACCGGTAGTTTTATCTTCCAGGCAACACAAATCGGTGCCGATACAGTCTTGTCTCAAATCATCGACCTCGTGCGCCAGGCACAGGGGTCCAGAGCACCCATACAAAACCTCGCTGACCAGGTTGCTCGCATCTTTGTCCCAATAATCTTCGCCATCGCCCTGCTGACCTGTGCCCTATGGTGGATTTCTGGCTCTGGGATCGAAACCGCCCTCATCAATGCCGTGGTCGTCCTCATCATCGCCTGCCCTTGCGCAATGGGATTGGCCACCCCCACTGCCATCGCAGTCGGCACAGGGCGGGGCGCGCAACTCGGCATCCTCATAAAAGGAGGCGATGTGCTCGAAAATGCACACCGCCTCAATACCATTGTCCTGGACAAAACAGGCACGCTAACAGAGGGCAAACCCACTGTCACCGATATTATCCCCACAGAAAATTACCACCGCGATCACATACTCAAACTCGCAGCCTCTGCAGAAAAAGGATCGGAACACCCCCTCGGAGAAGCCATTGTTCGCGCCGCACAAGAAGCCAACCTCTCCCTGCATCCAACCACAGATTTTGAAGCCATGCCCGGCGTTGGCATTACCGCTACAATTGACGGACAGCGCGTCGCGCTCGGCAATCCACGCGCCATATCTGACCGCGCAAAATATCCAGTCGAAAAACTCGAAGCCGAGGGCAAAACCGCCGTATTCGTCACCATCAATGATCAACTCGCGGGCCTCATCGCCATTTCAGACAACCTGAAAGCCGACGCCGCGCAAGCAGTTCAAGACCTCCAGCACCTGAGCCTTGAAGTCTCCCTCGTGACAGGTGACAATGCGCGCACGGCCAAAGCCATTGGACAACAACTCAACATCGATCAGGTCTTTGCAGAAGTGCTGCCCCAGGACAAAGCTCACAAAATCGCGCAACTCCAGAAAAAAAATATAAACGTGGGCATGGTTGGCGATGGCATCAACGACGCACCCGCACTCGCCCAAGCCAACGTCGGCATCGCCCTGAGTTCGGGCACAGACATTGCCATAGAAAGCGCGGGCATGATCCTCATGTCGGGCAACCTGTCGGCCATAGCCACATCTATCCGGCTATCGCGGCAAACCATGCGCATCATTCGCCAAAATCTCTTCTGGGCATTTGCCTACAACACCCTGCTCATTCCCGTTGCTGCCCTGGGTCTGCTCAATCCCCTGGGCGGTCCCATGCTCGCCGCGGCTGCTATGGCCCTCTCTTCTGTCTCTGTTGTCACCAATGCCCTGCGCTTAAAGCGATTTTGCCCGTAA
- a CDS encoding caspase family protein: protein MLRRWAVLLGIGLLLCAQGIEATQVVRRFVLAAGANFGGVKRTPLRYAVSDAKHFARVLEMMGGVESEDQFLLAEPSLENFKRVLMDLQSRVIKASQSSSRIEVVLYYSGHADENGLLLGEDRLTYRALRDAMNSVQADVHITVLDACASGAITRLKGGQRQKAFMVDTSSDMRGYAFLTSSSENEAAQESDRIRGSFFTHYLVSGLRGAADVTGDGKVTLSEAYAFAFRNTLKRTEKTQGGAQHPAYDIKMTGTGDVVMTDVRETSASLILSDELNGRFFVRNSQEQLVAELDKTAGQTLELGLEPEVYDIHFEQRMQLLHSKVALKKGERFLLENRHFRSQVREKTTSRGPALRKPAIGTSARYPHRLSGRWRLERSRGAWQLGDDSKAWIFGFWPTEHVSINYSRSGFSFADDEKKAGVSSELVSLRIYMPLNMWRSPLRPYAEGGVGRYTGKVLDENVDEVNGLYWGGGLDVPFMKFFVLGGRIGYNRFVEPFAVPVDGQTDYSGMEYSVGLGLLLF from the coding sequence ATGTTGCGCCGATGGGCAGTACTGTTGGGGATCGGTCTGCTGTTATGTGCTCAGGGAATTGAGGCAACACAGGTTGTGCGGCGTTTTGTGTTGGCGGCTGGCGCAAATTTTGGTGGGGTGAAACGCACACCACTGCGTTATGCCGTATCGGATGCAAAACATTTTGCTCGTGTTTTAGAGATGATGGGGGGAGTTGAATCTGAGGATCAATTTTTGTTGGCCGAGCCGAGTTTGGAAAATTTTAAACGGGTTTTGATGGATTTGCAATCTCGGGTTATAAAAGCATCCCAATCGTCGAGTCGCATCGAAGTTGTCCTGTATTATTCGGGGCATGCCGATGAAAATGGGTTGCTGTTGGGAGAAGATCGGTTGACCTATCGCGCTTTGCGCGATGCAATGAATAGCGTTCAGGCGGATGTGCATATTACTGTGCTGGATGCGTGTGCTTCGGGCGCTATTACGCGCCTGAAAGGCGGGCAAAGGCAAAAAGCCTTTATGGTCGATACGTCGTCGGATATGCGGGGGTATGCGTTTTTGACTTCGAGTTCCGAAAATGAGGCTGCACAAGAATCGGATCGCATTCGCGGATCGTTTTTCACGCATTATCTGGTGTCTGGCTTGCGGGGTGCAGCAGATGTGACTGGTGATGGTAAGGTGACACTCAGCGAAGCGTATGCGTTTGCATTTCGCAATACGCTGAAGCGAACCGAAAAAACGCAGGGAGGGGCGCAGCATCCGGCTTATGATATTAAAATGACGGGTACAGGCGATGTGGTGATGACCGATGTGCGAGAGACGTCGGCGAGTTTGATTTTGTCGGATGAGTTGAATGGCCGATTTTTTGTGCGCAATTCGCAGGAGCAACTGGTAGCAGAGCTGGACAAGACCGCCGGGCAAACGCTCGAGTTGGGATTGGAACCCGAGGTTTATGACATTCATTTTGAACAGCGAATGCAATTGTTGCATTCAAAGGTCGCGTTAAAAAAGGGTGAGCGGTTTTTGCTTGAGAATCGGCATTTTCGCTCTCAAGTGCGCGAAAAAACCACAAGCCGAGGACCTGCGTTGAGGAAGCCAGCAATCGGGACATCTGCCCGCTATCCACACAGGCTATCCGGCAGATGGCGTCTTGAACGCAGCAGGGGTGCCTGGCAACTGGGGGATGATAGCAAAGCCTGGATTTTTGGATTCTGGCCCACAGAACATGTTTCGATCAATTATTCTCGTTCGGGATTTTCGTTTGCTGACGATGAAAAAAAAGCAGGCGTGTCATCTGAGCTGGTCAGTCTGCGTATTTATATGCCTTTGAATATGTGGCGTTCACCTCTGCGCCCTTATGCCGAAGGAGGCGTTGGTCGGTACACGGGTAAAGTATTGGATGAGAATGTCGATGAAGTGAATGGGTTGTATTGGGGTGGTGGACTGGATGTGCCGTTTATGAAGTTTTTTGTTCTGGGTGGACGCATAGGCTATAATCGGTTTGTCGAGCCTTTTGCTGTGCCGGTGGATGGGCAAACGGATTATAGTGGGATGGAGTACAGCGTGGGGTTGGGTTTGTTGTTATTCTGA
- a CDS encoding aminopeptidase → MQDPRLEKLADVLIRHSTKLQAGETVLIQGYDMPEDMIIALIRKVREVGGIPLISIKNNRIQRELIHAGDVATMQQAGDCEAFRMKRVQAYIGLRGSRNISELSDVSSTAMDIYEKHWLKPVHFAIRVPHTKWVVLRWPTPSMAQQAQQSTEAFEDFYFDVCTLDYGKMAEAVAPLKKRMEQTDRVRITGVDTDLSFSIKNIPVRPCTGLRNIPDGECFTAPVKDSVNGHIHFNVPTIYRGTTFSDIKLTFQAGKIIDATSNNTAKLNDILNTDDGARYIGEFAIAFNPYITSPMLDILFDEKISGSFHFTPGNAYPDDADNGNRSAVHWDMVFIQTPEYGGGEIYFDDECIRKDGHFVVEDLKGLNPENLR, encoded by the coding sequence ATGCAAGACCCCCGCCTTGAAAAACTCGCCGATGTCCTAATTCGCCATTCCACAAAGTTACAAGCAGGTGAAACCGTCCTCATCCAGGGCTATGACATGCCCGAAGACATGATCATTGCACTCATTCGCAAAGTGCGCGAAGTTGGCGGCATTCCCCTAATATCCATAAAAAATAACCGCATCCAGCGCGAACTCATTCATGCAGGAGATGTCGCCACCATGCAACAAGCAGGCGATTGCGAAGCCTTCCGAATGAAGCGCGTACAGGCCTATATTGGTCTGCGCGGCAGCCGCAACATCTCAGAATTATCAGACGTATCCAGCACTGCGATGGATATATACGAAAAACACTGGCTCAAACCCGTGCATTTTGCTATCCGCGTGCCGCACACCAAATGGGTAGTCTTGCGATGGCCCACACCTTCTATGGCGCAACAGGCGCAACAAAGTACTGAAGCTTTTGAAGATTTTTACTTTGACGTCTGCACGCTCGACTATGGTAAAATGGCCGAAGCGGTCGCACCCCTCAAAAAACGCATGGAACAAACCGACCGCGTGCGCATCACAGGCGTCGATACCGATCTATCCTTTAGCATCAAAAACATACCAGTCAGACCCTGTACGGGACTTCGCAACATCCCCGATGGCGAGTGTTTCACCGCACCGGTTAAAGACTCCGTAAACGGTCACATCCATTTCAACGTCCCCACCATCTATCGCGGGACGACATTCTCAGATATCAAATTGACCTTTCAAGCGGGCAAAATCATCGACGCGACCTCGAATAATACCGCCAAACTCAACGATATTCTCAACACCGATGACGGCGCGCGTTATATCGGCGAATTTGCCATCGCATTCAACCCCTACATCACATCGCCTATGCTCGATATTCTCTTCGACGAAAAAATATCGGGATCATTTCACTTTACACCCGGAAATGCCTATCCCGATGACGCCGACAACGGCAACCGATCTGCCGTACACTGGGACATGGTCTTCATCCAAACCCCCGAATACGGCGGTGGAGAAATCTACTTTGACGACGAATGCATTCGCAAAGACGGGCATTTTGTCGTAGAGGACCTCAAAGGTCTAAACCCCGAAAACCTCAGATAG